One region of Pagrus major chromosome 5, Pma_NU_1.0 genomic DNA includes:
- the poli gene encoding DNA polymerase iota — protein sequence MDKSEDEMEEDEAEWKNSFVDSVPFSPATASVSGPSRSKTAGPTPAHRVILHFDLDCFYAQVEMIRNPALREVPLGIQQKYIIVTCNYVARELGVTKLMSVTSAKEKCPQLVLVKGEDLTHYREMSYKMTELLMSYCPLVERLGFDENFMDVTKMVEARLAETQESNNLSFKGHVYNHFSADVEASDHPRLALGSHIAAELREAIHTKLGLTGCAGIATNKLLAKLVSGSYKPNQQTTLLPENVSDIMGCLSGLRKVPGVGHQTAKRLQALGLVSVKDLQLFPLNDLVREFGGPTAQRLRNLALGVDDSPVTPTGAPQSLSDEDSFKKMSSTKEVLEKIQELLSSLVERMHKDGRQPQTFRLTIRRYSATNKWFSRESRQSPIPNHIGHKITSGSTDDSVVQLAPLAMKLFHKMVDSSAAFHLTLINVCFSNLQTRGAATSGKGSITSFFTHSTSPRKTQIFSAQSQDGSSQSGDSHLMDHQSSVITQHTTQKTAATKSPHSSEAALHGFKIEQSPDVAGEDPPLQEVSCSSTRSDFDETNTTVTHRLPPNVDPEVFSLLPEEIQKELLSPAYSDSLPSSSMSSGKAVDVPNITENKSSYSFTDSPNIKDMKEPVNKSDPSNRKTIANNHSPAYVSVFPGENVIGEGRLSSHQSSDCEFPGSVDPKVFSELPPDVQRELMMEWKQQKPVLKTTSFRKPGKGSMAKDRKAAGKSSQANNLFKYFKPA from the exons atggataagagcGAGGATGAGATGGAAGAGGATGAAGCCGAGTGGAAGAACAGTTTCGTGGATTCAGTCCCATTCAGCCCCGCTACTGCTTCTG TTTCAGGTCCGAGCCGCAGTAAGACAGCAGGACCGACACCTGCACACAGAGTCATTCTGCACTTCGACCTTGACTGCTTCTATGCTCAGGTGGAAATGATCAGAAACCCAGCACTGAGAGAAGTACCTTTAG GTATTCAGCAGAAATACATCATAGTCACCTGTAACTATGTGGCAAGGGAGCTCGGTGTCACCAAGCTGATGTCTGTTACTAGTGCGAAGGAGAAATGTCCTCAGCTGGTGCTGGTTAAAGGAGAAGACCTGACACACTACAGAGAAATGTCCTATAAAATGACAG AGCTGCTGATGTCCTATTGTCCACTGGTAGAGAGGCTCGGATTTGATGAAAACTTCATGGACGTCACAAAGATGGTAGAAGCAAGGCTAGCGGAGACACAAGAGTCCAACAACTTGTCATTTAAAGGACATGTCTACAACCATTTCA GTGCAGACGTTGAAGCCAGTGATCATCCAAGGTTGGCTTTAGGTTCACACATTGCAGCAGAGCTGAGAGAAGCCATCCACACCAAACTGGGTCTGACCGGCTGTGCTGGCATCGCCACAAACAAGCTGCTGGCCAAACTGGTGTCCGGCTCCTATAAACCCAATCAACAAACCACCCTGCTGCCGGAGAATGTCAGCGACATCATGGGCTGCCTGAGCGGTCTCCGCAAAGTACCAG GGGTGGGTCACCAAACTGCTAAGAGACTTCAAGCCCTTGGATTGGTCAGCGTGAAAGACCTACAGCTCTTTCCATTGAATGACTTGGTGAGAGAGTTCGGAGGTCCCACTGCTCAGCGCTTGAGGAATCTGGCCCTCGGTGTTGATGACTCACCTGTCACACCTACAGGGGCCCCCCAG tctctcAGTGACGAAGACTCCTTCAAGAAAATGTCATCCACTAAAGAGGTTTTAGAAAAGATTCAAGAACTCCTGAGCAGTCTTGTGGAGAG GATGCACAAAGATGGCAGGCAGCCTCAAACCTTCCGGCTTACCATCCGTAGATACTCAGCGACCAACAAGTGGTTCAGTCGGGAGAGTCGTCAGTCTCCAATCCCCAACCACATAGGACACAAGATCACCTCTG GCAGCACTGATGATTCTGTGGTTCAGCTGGCCCCATTGGCAATGAAACTTTTCCACAAGATGGTGGACAGCAGCGCAGCCTTCCACCTCACCCTCATTAACGTCTGCTTCAGTAACCTGCAGACGAGGGGAGCTGCCACCAGCGGAAAGGGCTCCATAACATCTTTCTTCACACACAGCACGTCTcccagaaaaacacaaatcttcTCAGCTCAAAGCCAG GATGGTTCCTCTCAGAGCGGGGATAGTCACTTAATGGACCATCAGTCCAGTGTGATTACTCAACATACCACACAAAAGACAGCAGCCACAAAAAGCCCTCATAGCTCTGAGGCAGCATTACATGGGTTCAAAATAGAACAAAGCCCTGATGTTGCTGGAGAGGACCCTCCGCTTCAGGAAGTATCCTGCTCTTCAACGAGGTCAGACTTTGATGAAACAAATACAACAGTGACTCATCGTTTGCCCCCAAATGTTGACCCAGAAGTGTTCAGCCTTCTCCCTGAGGAAATCCAGAAGGAGCTGTTATCTCCTGCCTACTCAGACTCTCTCCCCAGCTCTTCAATGAGCTCAGGCAAAGCCGTTGATGTCCCCAACATAACAGAAAACAAGTCTTCATATTCATTTACAGACTCACCAAATATTAAAGACATGAAAGAGCCTGTGAACAAATCGGATCCATCTAACAGGAAGACCATAGCTAATAACCACAGTCCTGCATACGTAAGTGTATTTCCAGGAGAAAACGTCATAGGAGAAGGGAGGCTGTCATCCCACCAGTCTTCTGACTGCGAGTTCCCAGGAAGTGTGGACCCTAAGGTGTTTTCTGAGCTTCCGCCAGATGTGCAAAGGGAGCTGATGATGGAATGGAAGCAACAGAAGCCGGTCCTGAAGACCACCTCGTTCAGGAAACCAGGGAAAGGCTCGATGGCCAAAGACAGAAAGGCTGCAGGAAAAAGCAGTCAGGCAAACAATTTGTTCAAGTATTTCAAACCTGCTTAG
- the LOC140995806 gene encoding ras-related protein Rab-27B-like, which translates to MADWDYDYLIKLLALGDSGVGKTTFLHRYTDNKFNRKFTTTVGIDFREKRVMYTGKAADGMTERNFKVHLQLWDTAGQERFRSLTTAFFRDAMGFLLMFDLTNQQSFLNVRNWMSQLQANAYCDSPDIVLVGTKADLRDLRDVHARQARDLADRYGIPYFETSAVTGVDVNQAVTTLLDLVMKRMEHSSHGGRGSEPNGSPVASNELVVAPVRRRCAC; encoded by the exons ATGGCTGACTGGGACTATGACTATCTGATTAAGCTGCTGGCCCTGGGTGACTCCGGGGTGGGAAAGACCACCTTTCTCCACAGGTACACCGACAACAAGTTCAACCGCAAGTTCACAACCACAGTTGGCATTGACTTCAGGGAAAAGAGAGTG ATGTACACAGGGAAAGCTGCTGATGGAATGACTGAGAGGAACTTCAAGGTCCACCTTCAGCTATGGGACACAGCAGGACAAGAAAG GTTCCGTAGCCTCACTACAGCTTTCTTCAGAGACGCCATGGGCTTCCTGCTGATGTTCGACCTGACTAACCAGCAAAGTTTCCTCAACGTCAGGAACTGGATGA GTCAGCTTCAGGCCAATGCGTACTGTGATAGTCCAGACATCGTGTTGGTGGGCACCAAAGCAGACCTCCGAGATCTGAGGGATGTTCATGCCAGGCAGGCCAGAGATCTGGCAGACAGATACGG CATCCCCTACTTTGAGACGAGTGCAGTGACGGGCGTCGATGTAAACCAGGCGGTGACCACCCTGCTGGACctggtgatgaagaggatggaGCACAGCTCTCACGGGGGCCGTGGCTCCGAACCCAACGGTAGCCCCGTGGCCAGCAATGAACTGGTCGTGGCacctgtgaggaggaggtgtgcCTGCTGA
- the LOC140996584 gene encoding alpha-N-acetylneuraminate alpha-2,8-sialyltransferase ST8SIA3-like, with translation MVRIAKALGLVILCVAVLILSLISYVSLRKDSLFASSKYYMGGPRIMFHAGFRSQFAMNFLDPSFIPLTNALNEELQGKPSKWKFNKTAFYQQRKDIFNYIDIPNNFSLTKNSVRVGQLMHFDYSSHKYVFSISNNFKSLLPDTSPIHNKHYSICSVVGNSGILTGSHCGPEIDNADFVFRCNFAPTEVYSKDVGKKTNLTTFNPSILERYYNNLLTIQDRNNFFLNLKKLEGAILWIPAFFLHTSATVTRTLVDFFVEHKGQLKVELAWPGNIMHDVNKYWKTKNLSPKRLSTGILMYTLASAMCDEIHLYGFWPFGWDPNTGKDLPYHYYDKKGTKFTTKWQETHQLPSEFKLLYKLHREGVIKLSLTHCS, from the exons ATGGTCCGCATCGCCAAGGCCCTGGGTTTGGTTATTCTGTGCGTCGCCGTGCTCATCCTGTCGCTCATCAGCTATGTGTCCCTGAGAAAAGACAGCCTCTTCGCCTCCTCTAAATACTACATGGGAGGCCCGAGGATTATGTTCCATGCAGGATTTCG GTCTCAGTTTGCCATGAATTTCCTGGACCCCTCCTTTATACCCCTAACTAATGCCCTGAACGAGGAGCTCCAAGGAAAGCCGTCCAAATGGAAGTTTAACAAGACTGCTTTTTATCAGCAGAG gaaaGATATCTTCAACTACATCGACATTCCCAACAACTTCTCCCTCACAAAGAACAGTGTGCGTGTCGGCCAGCTGATGCACTTTGACTACTCCAGCCACAAGTATGTCTTCTCCATCAGCAACAACTTCAAATCCCTGCTCCCAGACACCTCTCCCATCCACAACAAGCACTACAGCATATGCTCTGTGGTGGGCAACAGCGGCATCCTGACAGGCAGCCACTGCGGCCCAGAAATCGACAATGCCGACTTCGTCTTCCGCTGCAACTTCGCCCCCACGGAGGTCTACTCCAAGGATGTGGGCAAGAAGACCAACCTGACCACCTTTAACCCCAGCATCCTGGAGAGGTACTACAATAACCTGCTGACCATTCAAGACAGGAATAATTTCTTCCTCAACCTGAAGAAGCTGGAGGGAGCCATCCTGTGGATCCCTGCATTCTTTCTTCATACGTCGGCCACAGTGACCAGGACCCTGGTGGACTTCTTTGTGGAGCACAAGGGCCAGTTGAAGGTTGAACTGGCCTGGCCGGGGAACATCATGCACGATGTCAACAA ATACTGGAAGACTAAAAACCTCTCCCCCAAACGTCTCAGCACTGGAATCCTCATGTACACGCTGGCCTCCGCCATGTGCGACGAGATCCACCTCTATGGCTTCTGGCCCTTCGGCTGGGACCCAAACACGGGCAAGGACCTGCCTTACCACTACTACGACAAGAAAGGGACCAAATTCACCACCAAGTGGCAGGAGACCCACCAGCTGCCCAGCGAGTTCAAGCTGCTCTACAAGCTGCACAGGGAAGGTGTGATCAAACTCAGCCTGACGCATTGCTCTTAG
- the LOC140996098 gene encoding cyclin-G2-like yields the protein MRDLQAIDSLLLKELKSCCAREYNFLPRETGLKLMESASAESHSTVSAKCRDARVEELWGLTSFFGYNTQTFVQAVNLLDRFLTIMKVQPKHLPCIGVCCLHIAAKMVEEESNVSPTQELIRISQSKFTVSDLCRMERIISEKLSVEPKAVTALTFLHLYYSAFTSLSAGREEIPSIARLEAQLKACLCRLVFSKAKPSVLALSLIAQEFDALQSITLLKIVQQFQRYLKISDSDLLYWKELVAKCMTEYCSSECNKPDNKKLVWIVSRRTAQNLQANHFSVPGLPTIPEGSWDESESEDSCEDMSCGEDSPCGSPGSDGEGAFFPSAFLKCRK from the exons ATGAGGGATCTTCAAGCCATTGACAGCTTGCTCTTGAAAGAGTTGAAGTCATGCTGTGCGAGGGAGTACAACTTTCTTCCCAGAGAGACTGGCCTGAAGCTGATGGAGTCGGCCTCTGCAGAG AGTCACAGCACGGTGTCTGCGAAATGCAGAGACGCCAGAGTGGAAGAGCTGTGGGGCCTGACCAGTTTCTTTGGCTACAACACCCAAACATTTGTTCAAGCTGTCAATTTGCTTGACAGATTCCTCACTATTATGAAG GTGCAGCCCAAGCATTTGCCCTGTATTGGAGTCTGCTGTCTTCACATTGCTGCCAAAATGGTTGAGGAAGAGAGCAATGTCTCACCCACCCAAGAACTAATTCGCATCAGCCAAAGCAAGTTCACTGTGTCAGACCTGTGTCGCATGGAGAGAATCATCTCAGAGAAGCTCAGTGTGGAGCCCAAAGCAGTCACAGCCTTAACCTTTCTACACCTCTACTACTCAGCCTTCACATCTCTGTCTGCTGGAAG GGAGGAGATCCCAAGCATTGCGAGACTGGAAGCCCAGCTAAAAGCCTGCTTATGCCGTCTTGTTTTCTCTAAAGCAAAA CCATCGGTGCTGGCACTGTCCCTCATTGCTCAGGAGTTTGATGCCCTCCAGTCCATCACCTTGTTGAAGATTGTGCAGCAATTCCAAAGATATCTAAAG ATCAGCGACAGTGACCTGCTCTACTGGAAGGAACTTGTGGCCAAGTGCATGACTGAATACTGCTCAAGCGAATGTAACAAACCAGACAACAAAAAGCTTGTTTGGATTGTGTCAAGGAGAACAGCACAGAATCTTCAGGCCAATCACTTCAGTGTACCTGGCCTGCCCACTATTCCTGAGGGGAGCTGGGACGAGAGTGAGAG TGAGGACTCTTGCGAGGACATGAGCTGCGGAGAAGACAGCCCATGCGGCTCGCCAGGAAGTGATGGCGAAGGAGCCTTCTTCCCCTCCGCCTTTCTCAAGTGCAGAAAGTGA